From Cygnus atratus isolate AKBS03 ecotype Queensland, Australia chromosome 1, CAtr_DNAZoo_HiC_assembly, whole genome shotgun sequence, the proteins below share one genomic window:
- the TCF20 gene encoding transcription factor 20, with protein MQSFREQSSYHGNQQSYPQEVHGSSRLEEFSPRQQAQMFQSFGGGAGSGRRGAAGASTAMPGESSGHQSYQGFRKEAGEFYYMAANKDPVASGGQQPPQRRPSGPVQSYGPPQGSSFGSQYGSEGHVGQFQTQHSTLGGVSHYQQDYTGPFSPGSAQYQQQASSQQQQVQQLRQQIYQSHQPLPQASSQSASSTSHLQPMQRPSTLPSSASGYQLRVGQFSQHYQPPSSSSSSSFPSPQRFGQSGQNYDGSYSVNSGSQYEGHAVGSNAQAYGTQSNYSFQTQPMKGFEQSKLPQSGQQGQQQQHPPQHVMQYSNAASKLSLQSQVGQYSQTEVPVRSPMQFHQNFSPISNPSPAASVVQSPSCSSTPSPLMPGGENLQCGQGNMSMGSRNRILQMMPQLSPTPSMMPSPNAHAGGFKGFGLEGLQEKRLTDPGLSSLSALSSQVANLPNTVQHMLLSDALAPQKKSSKRSSSSKKADSCTNSEGSSQAEEQLKSPLAESLDGGCSSSSEDHGERVRQLSGQSTSSDTTYKGGNLERSNSSPAQGSQNEPSKLSTSPAAREDVASPDGKEAVVAVENAPKVNEKAVGVIVSREAMTGRVEKSGGQEKPAQDDASTAPQAPASASGGTKESGHAGPQPEAQGGSKGSKSGDNTNHNGEGNSQPGHAVVGSNFPARTEPSKSPGSLRYSYKDNIAAGIQRNIGGFPQYPGQEKGDFPGHSERKGRNEKFPSLLQEVLQGYHHHPDRRYSRNAQEHSGMAGSLEGAMRPNILISQTNELTNRGLLNKSMGSLLEGPHWGPWDRKSSSAAPDLKQINLADYPLARKFEVESQSSAHEAGALSERRSVICDISPLRQLVRDPGPHPMGHMGPEARSGRSERLAPGLSQSVILPGGIVSMETKMKAHSGQIKEEDFEQSKSSASLNNKKTGDHCHPAGIKHESFRGNASPGAAVSDSASDYIPQQESRSTQMRRAPGRTGSSRGKSPSQYHDLADKLKMSPGRSRGPGADLHHMNPHMTLSERVNRGSLHSAYPQNSEGSSLAAAYHANARPHAFGDPNQSLNSQYHYKRQIYQQQQEEYKDWASSAAQGVIAAAQHRQEGARKSPRQQQFLDRVRSPLKNDKDGMMYLQGSSYHDTGSQEPGRCVMGSDSTQSKCADLKHGNQKLQQHESGWDLSRQTSPAKSSGPLGAANQKRFCPQDSDGHRREESSDLPKPSNAMLRLPGQEDQSPQNPLIMRRRVRSFISPIPTKRQPQDMKNSGSEDRGRMMTSAKEGADKTYNSYAHSSQSQDVGKPVGKGDSFKDLPSPDSRNCPAVSLTSPAKTKILPPRKGRGLKLEAIVQKITSPNIRRSVSTNSAESGADTVTLDDILSLKSGPEGGSVAGHGPEAEKRKGEMLSDQVGSASQDTASEITLPRSSEEWQSNEDDKTKKETPETASVSKEGAGSGAAAPPSQKSGGQGRSDGSVSGAGALAFPDSKTISPSGVFTSEPNPKAEEKDGDVTNISPKPDGFPPKGYFPSGKKKGRPIGSVNKQKKQQQQQQQQQQQQQQLPPPPPPPPVPPQSAEGVGGGEPKPKRQRRERRKPAAQPRKRKPRRAAPIVEPQEPEIKLKYATQSVDKTDSKNKSFFPYIHVVNKCELGAVCTIINAEEEEQNKLVRGRKGQRSSTPPPSNVESKVLPTSTFMLQGPVVTESSVLGHLVCCLCGKWASYRNMGDLFGPFYPQDYAATLPKNPPPKRATEMQSKVKVRHKSASNGSKTDTEEEEEQQQQKEQRSLAAHPRFKRRHRSEDCSGASRSLSRGASCKKATTEGGSGGEKTPLDSKPSMPTSEGGTELELQIPELPLDSNEFWVHEGCILWANGIYLVCGRLYGLQEAVEIAREMKCSHCQEPGATLGCYNKGCSFRYHYPCAIDADCLLNEENFSVRCPKHKVRLLR; from the coding sequence ATGCAGTCCTTTCGGGAGCAAAGTAGTTACCACGGAAACCAGCAGAGCTACCCGCAGGAAGTGCACGGTTCCTCCCGACTGGAAGAGTTCAGCCCCCGCCAGCAGGCCCAGATGTTCCAGAGCTTTGGAGGAGGCGCCGGCAGTGGACGTcgtggagcagcaggagcctcGACAGCAATGCCTGGTGAGAGCTCTGGCCATCAGAGCTACCAAggtttcagaaaagaagcaggAGAGTTTTACTACATGGCTGCCAACAAAGATCCAGTGGCGtcaggagggcagcagccaccTCAGCGCAGGCCTTCTGGACCAGTGCAGAGCTATGGGCCCCCTCAAGGGAGTAGCTTTGGGAGTCAGTATGGGAGCGAGGGACACGTGGGCCAGTTCCAAACACAGCATTCAACCCTCGGGGGCGTATCCCACTATCAGCAGGACTATACCGGTCCTTTCTCTCCGGGGAGTGCCCAGTATCAGCAGCAGGCTTCtagtcagcagcagcaggtgcagcAGCTGAGACAGCAGATCTATCAGTCTCATCAGCCCTTGCCCCAGGCTTCCAGCCAGTCTGCTTCTAGCACCTCGCACTTGCAGCCGATGCAGCGTCCGTCTaccctgccttcctctgcttctgGCTACCAGTTACGAGTGGGTCAGTTCAGCCAACACTACCAGCCGCCTtcgtcgtcctcctcctcctctttcccctccccGCAGCGTTTTGGCCAGTCAGGACAGAATTACGATGGAAGCTACAGCGTGAATTCTGGGTCGCAGTACGAAGGCCATGCCGTGGGTTCCAATGCACAGGCGTACGGGACCCAGTCAAACTACAGCTTTCAGACTCAACCGATGAAAGGCTTTGAGCAGTCTAAGCTGCCCCAAAgcgggcagcaggggcagcagcaacagcaccCGCCTCAGCACGTAATGCAGTATTCAAACGCTGCCTCCAAGCTCTCTCTTCAAAGTCAAGTGGGACAGTACAGCCAAACCGAAGTTCCTGTAAGGTCACCGATGCAGTTCCACCAGAACTTCAGTCCGATCTCTAACCCATCTCCTGCTGCATCTGTGGTTCAGTCCCCAAGCTGCAGCTCCACCCCTTCTCCCCTCATGCCGGGTGGAGAAAATCTCCAGTGCGGGCAAGGCAACATGTCCATGGGTTCTAGAAACCGAATCCTGCAGATGATGCCTCAGCTTAGTCCTACACCATCTATGATGCCGAGTCCCAATGCTCACGCAGGGGGATTCAaggggtttgggctggaaggactgcaggagaaaaggcTCACAGATCCCGGGCTGAGTAGCCTGAGTGCTCTAAGCTCTCAAGTGGCCAACCTGCCCAACACAGTCCAGCACATGTTGCTTTCGGATGCCTTGGcacctcagaaaaaaagttccaaaaGGTCATCCTCTTCAAAGAAGGCCGATAGCTGCACAAACTCAGAAGGCTCCTCccaggcagaggagcagctcaAGTCTCCCCTGGCAGAGTCCCTTGATGGGGGCTGTTCCAGTAGTTCCGAGGACCACGGGGAAAGGGTGAGACAGCTGAGTGGGCAGAGCACGAGCTCAGACACCACCTACAAAGGGGGTAACTTGGAGAGATCCAACTCCTCACCAGCACAAGGCTCTCAGAACGAGCCATCAAAactcagcaccagccctgcagctagGGAGGATGTGGCCTCCCCTGATGGGAAGGAAGCTGTAGTGGCAGTGGAAAATGCCCCAAAAGTGAACGAAAAGGCAGTTGGAGTGATTGTCTCCCGGGAAGCCATGACAGGAAGAGTAGAAAAGTCAGGTGGACAAGAGAAACCTGCACAAGATGATGCTTCTACAGCCCCGCAGGCTCCAGCTAGTGCTAGTGGTGGTACAAAAGAATCTGGGCACGCAGGGCCACAGCCAGAAGCTCAAGGAGGAAGCAAAGGGAGCAAAAGTGGAGATAACACTAACCACAATGGAGAGGGGAACAGCCAGCCTGGCCACGCGGTTGTTGGGTCAAACTTTCCTGCGAGAACAGAACCTTCCAAATCTCCTGGCAGTTTAAGATACAGTTACAAGGATAACATAGCGGCAGGTATACAGAGAAATATCGGCGGCTTTCCGCAGTATCCTGGCCAAGAAAAAGGGGATTTTCCCGGGCACAGTGAGCGCAAAGGCCGGAATGAGAAGTTTCCCAGCCTCCTACAGGAGGTCTTACAGGGTTACCACCATCATCCAGACAGGAGGTATTCTAGGAATGCACAAGAACATTCTGGGATGGCCGGGAGTTTGGAGGGAGCCATGAGGCCCAACATCTTAATTAGTCAAACCAATGAATTGACCAATAGAGGCCtcttaaataaaagcatggGGTCTCTCCTGGAAGGCCCTCACTGGGGTCCCTGGGATAGGAAGTCTAGCAGCGCAGCTCCTGAcctgaaacaaataaatctaGCTGATTACCCTCTTGCTAGAAAGTTTGAGGTGGAGTCTCAGTCTTCTGCCCATGAAGCGGGAGCGCTCTCGGAGAGGAGATCAGTGATCTGTGACATATCTCCATTAAGGCAGCTTGTCAGAGATCCCGGTCCTCACCCCATGGGGCACATGGGTCCTGAGGCCAGAAGTGGAAGGAGCGAACGTCTTGCCCCTGGCTTAAGCCAGTCGGTAATACTCCCTGGTGGCATAGTAtccatggaaacaaaaatgaaagctcACAGTGggcaaataaaagaagaagattTTGAACAGTCAAAGAGCTCAGCTAgtcttaataataaaaagacaggAGACCATTGTCATCCTGCTGGCATCAAGCACGAATCTTTCCGAGGCAATGCTAGCCCTGGAGCTGCGGTCTCCGATTCTGCTTCAGACTACATTcctcagcaggagagcaggTCGACGCAGATGAGACGAGCACCTGGCAGGACTGGAAGCAGCAGGGGGAAATCACCTTCTCAATATCACGATCTTGCTGATAAGCTGAAAATGTCACCAGGCAGAAGCAGGGGCCCGGGAGCAGATCTGCACCACATGAACCCCCACATGACACTATCTGAAAGAGTTAACAGGGGTTCCTTGCATTCTGCTTACCCTCAGAATTCAGAAGGCTCGTCTTTGGCTGCAGCATATCACGCAAATGCCAGGCCTCACGCTTTCGGTGACCCGAACCAGAGTTTAAATTCCCAGTATCATTACAAGAGACAGATATACCAGCAACAGCAAGAAGAATACAAAGATTGGGCAAGCAGCGCTGCTCAGGGTGTgattgctgcagctcagcacagaCAGGAAGGAGCAAGGAAGAGCCCAAGACAACAGCAGTTTCTGGACAGAGTAAGGAGTCCCTTGAAAAATGACAAGGATGGAATGATGTACCTTCAAGGCAGCTCTTATCACGATACTGGAAGCCAGGAGCCCGGGCGCTGCGTTATGGGGAGCGACAGTACTCAGAGCAAGTGCGCCGACCTGAAGCACGGTAACCAGAAGTTGCAGCAACACGAGTCTGGTTGGGACCTCTCTCGGCAAACTTCTCCTGCCAAAAGCAGCGGGCCTCTAGGAGCAGCCAACCAAAAAAGGTTTTGCCCTCAAGACAGCGATGGGCATAGACGAGAGGAATCTTCAGATTTGCCCAAGCCTAGTAATGCCATGCTCAGGCTCCCTGGCCAGGAAGACCAGTCTCCTCAAAATCCCTTAATTATGAGGAGGAGAGTCCGTTCTTTCATCTCGCCTATCCCTACCAAAAGACAGCCACAGGATATGAAGAACAGTGGCAGTGAAGATAGAGGGCGAATGATGACTTCAGCAAAAGAGGGAGCTGATAAAACCTACAATTCCTATGCCCATTCATCTCAAAGCCAAGATGTTGGCAAGCCAGTTGGAAAGGGAGATTCCTTCAAGGACCTGCCAAGTCCTGATAGCAGGAATTGCCCTGCTGTTTCCCTCACAAGCCCGGCTAAGACCAAAATATTGCCCCCAAGAAAGGGGCGAGGATTAAAACTGGAAGCTATCGTTCAAAAAATCACATCTCCCAATATTAGGAGAAGCGTTTCCACCAACAGTGCTGAAAGCGGTGCAGATACCGTCACCCTTGATGACATCCTGTCCCTTAAGAGCGGGCCTGAAGGAGGAAGCGTGGCTGGACACGGGCCAGAGgctgagaagagaaaaggagagatgcTTTCAGATCAAGTGGGGTCAGCGAGCCAGGATACAGCTAGCGAAATAACTCTCCCACGGTCCTCAGAAGAGTGGCAGAGCAACGAGGACGATAAAACCAAGAAAGAGACCCCCGAAACTGCCAGTGTTAGTAAAGAAGGAGCAGGATCCGGCGCGGCAGCGCCACCTTCTCAGAAGTCAGGCGGTCAGGGAAGGTCCGATGGCTCTGTAAGCGGAGCTGGAGCTCTGGCCTTTCCAGACTCAAAAACAATTTCCCCTTCCGGTGTGTTTACTTCTGAACCAAACCCAAAGGCTGAGGAAAAAGACGGAGATGTGACGAACATTTCGCCCAAGCCAGATGGTTTTCCCCCAAAGGGATATTTTccctctggaaagaaaaaggggaggCCGATTGGGAGCGTGAAcaagcagaagaagcagcagcagcagcaacaacagcagcagcaacagcagcaacaactgCCCCCACCCCCGCCGCCCCCACCTGTACCTCCGCAGTCTGCAGAAGGGGTAGGTGGTGGCGAGCCAAAGCCGAAGAGGCAGCGGAGGGAGAGGCGAAAACCTGCAGCACAGCCGCGGAAGCGGAAGCCTAGGCGGGCTGCTCCGATCGTGGAGCCTCAAGAACCAGAGATCAAGCTTAAATACGCTACCCAGTCTGTAGATAAAACTGACTCCAAGAATAAGTCCTTTTTCCCTTACATCCACGTGGTGAACAAGTGTGAATTAGGCGCTGTGTGCACAATCATTAACgcggaggaagaggagcagaacaAATTGGTGAGAGGCCGGAAAGGACAGAGGTCTTCGACACCCCCTCCCAGCAATGTGGAGAGCAAAGTGCTGCCCACCTCAACTTTCATGCTGCAGGGCCCTGTAGTAACAGAGTCTTCTGTCTTGGGGCATCTGGTTTGCTGCCTGTGTGGCAAATGGGCCAGCTATCGTAACATGGGTGACCTCTTTGGTCCTTTCTACCCCCAGGATTACGCAGCCACCTTGCCCAAGAACCCGCCTCCAAAGAGGGCCACGGAAATGCAGAGCAAGGTCAAGGTACGGCACAAAAGTGCTTCTAATGGTTCCAAGACAGATAcggaagaggaggaggaacagcaacaacagaaggaacaaagaagccTAGCTGCTCATCCCCGCTTTAAGAGGCGGCACCGCTCTGAGGACTGTAGCGGAGCCTCTCGGTCACTTTCAAGGGGAGCTTCTTGTAAAAAAGCAACCACTGAGGGTGGCAGTGGTGGTGAAAAGACTCCTTTGGACTCAAAACCCTCTATGCCCACTTCAGAAGGTGGCACTGAGCTGGAGTTACAAATTCCTGAACTACCTCTTGACAGCAATGAATTTTGGGTCCATGAGGGTTGTATTCTCTGGGCCAATGGGATCTACCTGGTCTGTGGCAGGCTCTATGGGCTGCAGGAAGCTGTGGAGATTGCAAGAGAGATG